A region from the Pseudomonas promysalinigenes genome encodes:
- a CDS encoding acyl-CoA thioesterase, giving the protein MNFNQLLDAVRDTSDALSIAPEWAQGRAVFGGLMAALVYERMRVMITDGRPVRSLAISFVGPAAPDVPIRFEVEVLREGKAVSTLLGRAVQNGQVVTLVQGNFGAGRASVVDVPAAPAIAMKPLEESAPELPYIKGVTPEFMRHLALRWAIGGLPFSGNASRQMGGWVRLRDVPPEQINEAHLLALVDAWPPSVLPLLKQPAAGSTLTWTIEFIQPTPELSTLDWCRYHVETEHARDGYGHAAASLWTAQGQLLALSRQTVTVFA; this is encoded by the coding sequence ATGAACTTCAATCAACTGCTCGATGCGGTGCGGGACACCTCCGATGCGCTCAGTATTGCGCCTGAATGGGCCCAGGGGCGTGCCGTGTTCGGTGGTCTGATGGCAGCGTTGGTGTACGAGCGCATGCGCGTGATGATCACCGATGGGCGCCCAGTGCGCTCGTTGGCCATCAGTTTCGTCGGCCCAGCGGCCCCCGACGTGCCCATTCGTTTCGAGGTCGAGGTGCTGCGCGAGGGTAAGGCGGTTAGTACGCTGCTGGGCCGTGCCGTGCAGAACGGCCAGGTTGTGACGCTGGTGCAGGGCAATTTCGGTGCTGGCCGGGCTTCGGTAGTCGACGTACCTGCTGCACCTGCCATTGCAATGAAGCCACTGGAAGAGTCGGCTCCAGAGCTGCCTTATATCAAGGGTGTAACCCCAGAATTCATGCGCCATCTAGCCTTGCGCTGGGCGATTGGCGGCTTGCCGTTCAGTGGCAACGCCTCACGGCAAATGGGCGGTTGGGTACGCTTGCGCGATGTGCCCCCAGAACAGATCAACGAGGCGCATTTGCTGGCTTTGGTCGATGCTTGGCCACCGAGTGTTTTGCCACTGTTGAAGCAACCGGCTGCGGGCAGCACTTTGACGTGGACCATAGAGTTCATCCAACCGACACCTGAGCTTTCCACACTTGACTGGTGTCGTTACCACGTCGAAACCGAGCATGCGCGCGATGGCTATGGGCATGCTGCGGCGTCCCTGTGGACAGCCCAAGGCCAATTGCTGGCCTTGAGCCGCCAGACAGTAACAGTGTTTGCCTGA
- a CDS encoding CHAD domain-containing protein, whose amino-acid sequence MSAMLDHVIAQVLALQVRLLACRERLAADTDSEALHDLRTTLRRLRSLLRPLRGLPGVEQLEAAAKSLGELTTPLRDREVLAAELGQRGFARAGQRRLEGRSVTFANVAASAQLTRVLAIIDAFPLFLRAADREGLAKSLEKRIDKRLVRQWRKLLKALRDPEHDRHRVRLLIKRARYGDEAYPQLNHAGKPLRRLLKKAQGDLGDWHDRLQWLLQANEHADLAPCASDWEQELHEAERRADVTLGALQSALKRFKPGK is encoded by the coding sequence ATGTCCGCCATGCTCGATCATGTCATTGCTCAGGTGCTGGCCTTGCAGGTGCGTTTGCTGGCCTGTCGTGAGCGTCTGGCTGCCGATACCGACAGCGAGGCGCTGCATGACCTGCGCACCACGCTGCGACGCCTGCGCAGTCTGTTGCGGCCCCTGCGGGGGCTGCCAGGCGTAGAGCAGCTGGAGGCGGCGGCCAAATCGCTGGGTGAATTGACCACACCGCTGCGCGATCGCGAAGTGTTGGCTGCCGAGCTTGGCCAGCGCGGCTTTGCCCGGGCAGGGCAACGTCGCCTGGAAGGCCGCTCTGTAACGTTTGCCAACGTGGCTGCCAGCGCGCAGTTGACTCGGGTGCTGGCGATCATCGATGCGTTTCCGTTGTTTCTGCGTGCGGCAGATCGCGAAGGGTTGGCCAAGTCGCTGGAGAAACGTATCGACAAGCGCTTGGTCAGGCAATGGCGCAAGCTGCTCAAGGCGCTGCGCGACCCAGAGCACGATCGCCATCGGGTACGGCTGCTGATCAAGCGCGCGCGCTATGGCGATGAGGCTTATCCGCAGCTCAATCACGCCGGTAAGCCACTTCGGCGCCTGTTGAAGAAGGCCCAGGGCGACCTTGGCGACTGGCATGACCGCTTGCAATGGCTGTTGCAGGCCAATGAGCACGCTGATTTGGCGCCGTGCGCCAGTGACTGGGAGCAAGAGTTGCACGAGGCTGAGCGCAGGGCCGATGTGACGCTGGGCGCCCTGCAATCGGCGCTCAAGCGCTTTAAGCCCGGCAAATGA
- a CDS encoding patatin-like phospholipase family protein yields the protein MSKRVALVLGSGGARGYAHIGVIEEIERRGYDIACIAGCSMGAVIGGIYAAGKLDEYRNWIESLDYLDVLRLVDVSFRLGAIRGDKVFGQIRKIVGDINIEQLRIPYTAVAADLTNQQEIWFQEGCLHQAMRASAAIPSLFTPVMQGNRMLVDGGILNPLPIVPVVSSHCDLIIAVNLNATNQKQYQLPVIERPPAFKMRFDALLSSLGSRLPFRRKPAEELIRIEKEIVAEGLAPPNPWLADSGAPQAQQPAAAPEREGAPKSATGSFIIDNVGPASLLDLINQSFEVMQTSLAQYKIAGYPPDVLINVPKRVCRFFEFYKAPELIALGREIARDTLDNYEGQKR from the coding sequence ATGAGCAAACGCGTGGCGTTGGTACTGGGATCGGGGGGCGCTCGTGGTTATGCCCACATTGGCGTTATCGAAGAAATCGAACGGCGTGGCTACGACATCGCCTGCATCGCCGGCTGCTCGATGGGCGCAGTCATTGGTGGGATCTACGCCGCTGGCAAACTCGACGAATACCGTAACTGGATCGAAAGCCTGGACTACCTGGACGTGCTGCGCCTTGTCGATGTCAGCTTCCGCCTTGGGGCCATCCGCGGGGACAAGGTATTCGGGCAAATCCGCAAAATCGTCGGCGACATCAACATCGAGCAGCTGCGCATTCCCTACACGGCCGTAGCAGCCGACCTGACCAACCAACAGGAAATCTGGTTCCAGGAAGGTTGCCTGCATCAGGCCATGCGGGCTTCGGCGGCGATTCCCAGCCTGTTTACCCCAGTGATGCAGGGTAACCGCATGCTGGTCGACGGCGGCATCCTCAACCCCCTGCCAATCGTGCCGGTGGTCTCCAGCCACTGCGACCTGATCATTGCGGTCAACCTCAACGCCACTAACCAGAAGCAGTACCAATTGCCGGTGATCGAGCGGCCGCCAGCGTTCAAGATGCGCTTCGATGCGCTGCTCAGTTCATTAGGGTCACGCCTGCCGTTTCGCCGCAAACCTGCCGAAGAACTGATCCGCATCGAGAAGGAAATCGTCGCCGAAGGGCTGGCACCGCCCAACCCGTGGCTTGCCGATAGCGGCGCCCCGCAAGCACAGCAGCCTGCTGCGGCGCCGGAGCGCGAAGGTGCACCCAAGTCGGCGACCGGATCGTTCATCATCGACAACGTCGGGCCTGCGTCGTTGCTTGACCTGATCAACCAGAGTTTCGAAGTGATGCAGACGTCACTGGCGCAGTACAAGATCGCCGGTTACCCGCCAGACGTGCTGATCAACGTGCCGAAACGGGTATGCCGTTTCTTCGAGTTCTACAAAGCGCCGGAATTGATCGCTCTGGGGCGGGAGATCGCGCGGGACACGCTGGATAACTACGAAGGCCAGAAACGCTAG